The Chitinophagaceae bacterium genome window below encodes:
- a CDS encoding ATP-dependent 6-phosphofructokinase, with product MKRIGILTGGGDVPGLNPCIKAVVNRAVDEGYEVVGIRRGWGGLLELDASNTESINKHTEVLTREKVRTIDRTGGTILHTSRTNPGKVKAKAVPEFLKDPKHPEAEAADTSLRDFTPHVMKNLELMGIEYLIPIGGDDTLSYGERLHREGIKVVAIPKTMDNDVYGTDYCLGFSTAITRSVQFIHQLRTSTGSHERIAIIELFGRNSGETSLISSYLAGVDRALISEVPFDPEKLAELIMKDKRDNPSNYAMVSVSEGAHMVGGMVVEYGETDAYGHQKLGGIGEITGEALKKITGEGIINQTVAYLMRSGAPDALDLMMATNYASLAVSLIKDGASGRMVALREGKYTHVPMSMVTSGVKRVDVDEFYDVAQYRPRIRSVLGKPMFLY from the coding sequence ATGAAACGAATTGGTATTCTAACAGGAGGTGGTGATGTGCCCGGTTTAAATCCGTGCATTAAAGCAGTTGTTAACCGTGCAGTGGACGAAGGATATGAAGTGGTTGGTATCCGGCGTGGCTGGGGCGGATTACTTGAACTGGATGCATCAAACACTGAATCAATCAACAAACATACAGAAGTGCTCACCCGTGAAAAGGTTCGTACCATCGACCGTACAGGCGGTACCATTCTGCATACCAGCCGTACAAATCCGGGTAAGGTAAAAGCGAAAGCAGTTCCTGAATTTTTAAAGGATCCGAAGCACCCGGAAGCAGAAGCAGCTGATACCAGTCTGCGAGATTTTACTCCACATGTAATGAAGAATCTGGAACTCATGGGCATTGAATACTTAATTCCCATTGGAGGTGATGATACGCTCAGCTATGGTGAACGTTTGCACCGTGAAGGAATTAAAGTGGTTGCTATTCCTAAAACAATGGACAATGATGTATATGGTACAGATTACTGTCTTGGTTTCAGTACAGCTATTACACGCAGTGTTCAGTTTATTCACCAGCTGCGTACAAGTACAGGTTCACATGAACGTATTGCCATCATTGAATTATTCGGACGTAACTCCGGTGAAACAAGTTTGATCAGTTCATACCTCGCAGGTGTTGATCGTGCATTAATTTCAGAAGTACCCTTTGATCCTGAAAAACTCGCTGAATTAATTATGAAAGATAAAAGGGATAACCCAAGCAACTATGCAATGGTATCAGTGAGTGAAGGCGCACATATGGTTGGCGGCATGGTGGTTGAATATGGTGAAACAGATGCTTACGGTCATCAGAAATTAGGTGGCATTGGCGAAATAACAGGTGAAGCATTGAAGAAGATCACCGGCGAAGGAATCATCAATCAAACAGTGGCTTATCTCATGCGTTCAGGTGCACCCGATGCGCTTGACCTGATGATGGCTACCAACTATGCAAGCCTCGCTGTAAGTTTGATTAAAGATGGAGCAAGCGGACGCATGGTAGCTTTGCGTGAAGGTAAATACACACATGTACCAATGAGTATGGTTACAAGCGGAGTGAAACGTGTGGACGTGGATGAGTTTTATGATGTTGCACAGTACAGGCCAAGAATTCGCAGTGTGCTGGGTAAACCAATGTTTTTGTATTAA
- a CDS encoding exo-alpha-sialidase codes for MFHQIIIIMKIYSLAFLLLLHPIAIGFHFVFPVTHSEQTTNKNKPAVANLVFKSTDGGQTWQDISEGLPGDKLEGSLFVNDAGFYLRTGNYIYYNKPNSKASFWEKEIFPDDHSSIAPGKNGMFAYDYHQGLFRQKINGSGEWSPVYGNFQLKGIIDVVETAGGTVFIVCDRGRGLFRSTDKGKNWKEVTRGVWKLVESNGVLMANTVNGTIRSADNGETWETVISEGGVGINIAKIKGGFASITFNTQSNTRRIRASYDGGKTWQPIDAGLQTQDVVNSMWRPINTSCSVQGSADSVQHAQAM; via the coding sequence TTGTTTCACCAAATCATCATCATCATGAAAATCTACAGCCTTGCTTTTTTGCTCCTTCTTCATCCGATAGCAATCGGATTCCACTTTGTTTTTCCAGTCACGCATAGTGAGCAAACAACAAACAAAAATAAGCCGGCCGTTGCAAACCTCGTTTTTAAATCTACTGACGGCGGACAAACATGGCAGGACATCAGCGAAGGACTGCCCGGAGATAAGCTGGAGGGTAGTCTCTTTGTAAATGATGCTGGGTTCTATTTACGTACCGGCAATTATATTTATTACAATAAACCAAACAGCAAGGCTTCTTTTTGGGAGAAAGAGATTTTCCCTGACGATCATAGCAGCATTGCCCCTGGTAAGAATGGGATGTTTGCATACGATTACCACCAGGGACTGTTTAGGCAAAAAATAAACGGATCGGGTGAGTGGTCGCCTGTATACGGGAATTTTCAGTTGAAAGGGATCATCGACGTTGTTGAAACTGCCGGAGGCACTGTTTTCATTGTTTGCGACCGGGGCCGTGGCCTTTTTAGATCCACAGACAAGGGAAAAAACTGGAAAGAAGTTACCCGTGGCGTATGGAAATTGGTAGAGTCAAACGGTGTGCTGATGGCGAACACCGTCAATGGGACCATCAGATCCGCCGATAATGGTGAAACCTGGGAGACGGTGATCAGTGAGGGCGGTGTGGGAATCAATATAGCAAAGATCAAAGGTGGGTTCGCTTCGATTACGTTCAATACACAGTCGAATACAAGGAGGATTAGAGCATCGTACGACGGTGGTAAAACCTGGCAGCCCATTGATGCCGGTCTTCAAACGCAAGACGTTGTAAACTCAATGTGGCGGCCCATTAATACCAGCTGTTCGGTGCAGGGAAGTGCTGACTCAGTTCAGCATGCTCAGGCAATGTAA
- a CDS encoding winged helix-turn-helix transcriptional regulator — protein sequence MKPFILLGSSIIITAVLISAAAFSNQKKDIPEKHAEVVLRNLGHQLLLTAKDSSSRVMPVKKLNEHTYQIAFQNSFGFISDTLINLVQRTFQQNGMGKDYIVNLRNCKQNETVFAFEINNQTGDLTPCRGRTLEPGCYVIEIELLKKNQFNFFWLLLLMIPLGFAGYSMKDQFRKKEVKEPILDDTDYIQLGSFRFYTTNNVLTSETKTITLSEKETKALKIFAENMNETVDREKLMKEIWEDEGIVVISRNVDVLVSKLRKKLSDDNSFKFINVHGRGYKFNIE from the coding sequence ATGAAGCCATTTATTCTGCTCGGATCTTCCATCATAATAACTGCTGTTTTAATTTCTGCTGCAGCATTCAGCAATCAAAAGAAGGATATTCCTGAGAAGCATGCAGAAGTGGTATTACGTAATTTAGGACATCAGCTGTTGCTTACAGCCAAGGATTCTTCATCCCGGGTGATGCCGGTTAAGAAATTAAATGAACATACCTACCAGATTGCCTTTCAAAACAGCTTTGGTTTTATTTCAGATACACTTATCAATTTAGTGCAGCGAACATTTCAACAAAATGGAATGGGAAAGGATTATATCGTGAATTTGAGGAATTGCAAACAAAATGAAACGGTGTTTGCATTCGAAATAAATAACCAAACAGGCGATTTAACACCCTGCAGGGGTCGTACGCTGGAGCCTGGTTGTTATGTGATTGAAATTGAATTGCTGAAGAAAAATCAATTTAATTTCTTTTGGCTGTTGCTGTTGATGATTCCTTTGGGTTTTGCCGGTTATTCTATGAAGGATCAGTTTCGGAAAAAAGAAGTAAAAGAACCAATCCTGGATGATACGGATTATATACAATTAGGAAGCTTTCGGTTTTATACAACTAACAATGTTCTTACAAGTGAGACTAAAACTATTACGCTTTCGGAAAAGGAAACAAAGGCACTGAAAATATTTGCAGAAAATATGAATGAAACTGTAGACAGGGAGAAACTGATGAAAGAAATTTGGGAAGATGAAGGTATCGTGGTGATCAGCAGGAATGTTGATGTACTGGTGAGTAAATTACGAAAGAAATTAAGCGATGATAACTCCTTTAAATTTATTAATGTGCATGGCAGGGGTTATAAATTTAATATTGAGTAG
- a CDS encoding transposase gives MIATEYHPQFFTATILEWKKLLQPDKYKQTIIDSLKFLVNEQRVIVTAFVIMDNHLHIIWQTVNGFTPQQVQHSFLRYTAQQIKFDLQEHDPAFLEEFRVDAADREYQFWERNPLSIDLYSEKVFFQKMDYLHANPVVEGLCQYPEEYKYSSALFYEKEIDLFGFITHWRE, from the coding sequence ATGATTGCCACCGAATACCATCCACAGTTCTTTACGGCTACTATTCTTGAATGGAAGAAGTTGCTTCAACCGGATAAGTATAAACAGACCATCATTGACAGTTTAAAGTTCCTGGTAAACGAACAGCGTGTAATTGTTACAGCCTTTGTAATTATGGATAATCATCTGCACATCATCTGGCAGACCGTTAATGGATTTACACCACAACAGGTTCAACATAGTTTTTTACGGTACACAGCGCAGCAGATCAAATTTGATTTACAGGAACATGATCCTGCGTTTCTTGAAGAGTTCCGGGTTGATGCAGCAGACAGGGAATACCAGTTCTGGGAGCGAAATCCTTTGAGTATTGATTTGTATTCAGAGAAAGTATTTTTTCAAAAGATGGATTATCTGCATGCAAATCCTGTTGTTGAAGGTTTGTGCCAATACCCGGAGGAATACAAATATTCTTCAGCGTTATTTTATGAGAAGGAAATTGATCTGTTTGGTTTCATCACTCATTGGCGGGAGTAA
- a CDS encoding beta-lactamase family protein → MSQFAFIIRPKVSTTLLFLLFFQFGFAQQDFTKLTDWINSNLPDLGGRAVMLVYKDGKIVYNQSFNKLSKQQENRAKVRSKITGADEDYLLREYADTTRERIASCSKWLTAALAMTYIDENKFRLNDSIGKFLPIMTKYGKGGIRVWHCLTHQTGINAGGLREMLEGMKSVKSMADAMDKIANAPMEGTPGKTFHYSNAGLQIIAAIIEKVSEKDFETAFHERIAEPLEMKNTDFGKNGVPLAAGGAFSTPLDYMNFLTMILNEGEYKGKRIISKALINEMQKNRVGRDVVIMSSPEEAGTWGYGFGEWMMDSPLAIADKKDAMPDSKRSNAVSSPGLFGSFPWVENEKKYCAFLFVYNLKNKGRNSKYKELKGIVDGVMR, encoded by the coding sequence ATGTCACAGTTCGCCTTCATAATCCGCCCCAAAGTCAGTACAACGCTGCTTTTCCTGTTATTCTTTCAGTTCGGTTTTGCACAGCAGGACTTTACCAAACTAACCGACTGGATCAACAGCAACCTCCCCGATCTCGGAGGCCGTGCCGTCATGCTCGTTTATAAAGACGGAAAGATCGTGTACAACCAGAGTTTCAATAAACTCAGTAAGCAACAGGAGAACCGTGCCAAGGTTCGTTCTAAAATAACCGGTGCCGATGAAGATTATCTGTTACGGGAATATGCCGACACCACCCGTGAACGCATTGCCAGCTGCAGCAAGTGGCTCACCGCCGCACTCGCCATGACCTATATTGATGAAAACAAATTCCGCCTCAACGATTCTATTGGAAAGTTTTTACCCATCATGACCAAGTATGGAAAAGGAGGCATCCGTGTATGGCATTGTCTTACCCACCAAACGGGCATCAATGCAGGCGGACTCCGTGAAATGCTCGAAGGCATGAAGAGTGTAAAAAGCATGGCCGATGCAATGGACAAAATTGCCAACGCACCCATGGAAGGAACACCCGGTAAAACCTTTCATTACAGCAATGCAGGTTTGCAGATCATTGCCGCCATTATTGAAAAAGTAAGTGAGAAGGATTTTGAAACCGCCTTTCATGAACGCATAGCCGAACCATTGGAAATGAAGAATACCGACTTTGGAAAAAACGGAGTACCATTGGCAGCAGGTGGCGCTTTCAGTACACCCTTAGATTATATGAACTTCCTCACCATGATATTGAATGAAGGTGAATACAAAGGCAAACGCATTATCAGCAAAGCACTCATCAATGAAATGCAGAAGAACCGTGTTGGCCGTGATGTGGTGATCATGAGCTCACCCGAAGAAGCAGGCACCTGGGGTTATGGTTTTGGTGAATGGATGATGGACTCACCCCTTGCCATTGCCGATAAAAAAGATGCCATGCCCGACAGTAAACGAAGCAACGCCGTCAGCAGCCCCGGACTCTTTGGCTCCTTTCCCTGGGTGGAGAATGAAAAAAAATACTGCGCCTTTTTATTTGTATATAATCTCAAAAACAAAGGACGCAACTCAAAGTATAAAGAGCTGAAGGGAATTGTGGATGGGGTGATGAGGTGA